One genomic segment of Mastomys coucha isolate ucsf_1 unplaced genomic scaffold, UCSF_Mcou_1 pScaffold22, whole genome shotgun sequence includes these proteins:
- the Peli1 gene encoding E3 ubiquitin-protein ligase pellino homolog 1, with translation MFSPDQENHPSKAPVKYGELIVLGYNGSLPNGDRGRRKSRFALFKRPKANGVKPSTVHIACTPQAAKAISNKDQHSISYTLSRAQTVVVEYTHDSNTDMFQIGRSTESPIDFVVTDTVPGSQSNSDTQSVQSTISRFACRIICERNPPFTARIYAAGFDSSKNIFLGEKAAKWKTSDGQMDGLTTNGVLVMHPRNGFTEDSKPGIWREISVCGNVFSLRETRSAQQRGKMVEIETNQLQDGSLIDLCGATLLWRTAEGLSHTPTVKHLEALRQEINAARPQCPVGFNTLAFPSMKRKDVVDEKQPWVYLNCGHVHGYHNWGNKEERDGKDRECPMCRSVGPYVPLWLGCEAGFYVDAGPPTHAFSPCGHVCSEKTTAYWSQIPLPHGTHTFHAACPFCAHQLAGEQGYIRLIFQGPLD, from the exons ATGTTTTCTCCTGATCAAGAAAATCATCCTTCCAAAGCCCCAGTAAAATATGGTGAACTCATTGTCTTAGG GTATAATGGGTCTCTCCCAAATGGtgatagaggaaggaggaaaagtaGGTTTGCTTTGTTTAAAAGACCTAAGGCAAATGGGGTGAAGCCTAGCACCGTGCACATTGCATGTACTCCTCAGGCTGCCAAG GCAATAAGCAACAAGGACCAGCATAGCATATCGTATACTTTATCTCGAGCCCAGACAGTGGTGGTTGAATATACTCATGACAGCAACACTGATATGTTCCAG aTTGGTCGGTCAACTGAAAGTCCTATTGATTTTGTAGTAACTGACACAGTTCCTGGAAGTCAGAGTAATTCCGACACGCAGTCAGTACAAAGCACTATATCAAGATTTGCCTGTAGGATCATATGTGAGCGCAATCCCCCCTTTACAGCTCGGATTTATGCTGCAGGATTTGATTCATCAAAAAACATCTTTCTTGGG GAGAAGGCTGCCAAATGGAAGACATCTGACGGGCAAATGGATGGCTTGACCACTAATGGAGTTCTTGTGATGCATCCACGCAATGGGTTCACAGAAGACTCCAAACCTGGAATATGGAGAGAAATCTCAGTATGTGGGAATGTCTTCAGTCTGCGTGAAACCAGATCAGCTCAGCAGAGAGGAAAGATG gtGGAAATTGAAACCAATCAGCTGCAAGATGGCTCCTTAATTGACCTTTGTGGTGCAACCTTGCTGTGGCGTACTGCAGAAGGCCTTTCCCATACTCCTACTGTGAAGCACTTAGAAGCTTTAAGACAGGAAATCAATGCAGCTCGACCTCAGTGCCCTGTAGGGTTCAACACACTAGCCTTCCCCAGTATGAAGAGGAAAGATGTTGTAGATGAAAAGCAACCATGGGTATATCTAAACTGCGGCCATGTTCATGGCTATCATAACTGGGGAAACAAAGAAGAGCGCGACGGCAAAGATCGTGAATGTCCTATGTGTAGGTCTGTTGGTCCCTATGTCCCTCTGTGGCTTGGATGTGAAGCTGGATTTTATGTGGACGCCGGCCCTCCCACCCATGCCTTTAGCCCCTGTGGGCACGTGTGTTCAGAAAAGACAACGGCTTACTGGTCCCAGATCCCACTTCCTCATGGTACGCACACTTTTCACGCAGCCTGTCCCTTCTGTGCACATCAGTTGGCTGGTGAACAAGGCTATATCAGACTTATTTTCCAAGGACCTCTAGACTAG